The sequence below is a genomic window from Bacteroidales bacterium MB20-C3-3.
CGTTCAAAGAGTTGTGCTCATCGCCACCCTGGCGGTGAGCCTCTTTTTTACGGCGTGCCAATCCGGCAAAGATCCAAATCCATACGGACTTGATATTATTGCAACAACTGAAGAATACCTGGCCAGCATTGAGGCAGACAGCGCCAATATGCTCACAGACCTGGAGGATATTATTCCCAATCTTATCCTTGATATCCGTTATGCTGACACAAATAACTTTACAGGCACCAAAATATACTCTGCACCTAAAGCATATCTGAGAAAAGCTGTTGCCGACTCTCTCCTTAGAATACAGGAAGAGCTTGGTAAAGAAGGCCTTGGCATTAAGATTTACGATGCCTACAGGCCCTATTCTGCTACTCTCTATTTCTACGAAGTATATCCGGATACAACATTTGTAGCTGCCCCGTGGAAAGGATCAATACACAACAGAGGTTGCGCAGTTGACCTTACCCTGGTTAACCTTTCAACCGGAGAGGAGTTACAGATGCCTACCCCATTTGATGAGTTCTCAGAGGCTGCTTCACACTCCTTTATTCCACTGGATAGCACTATCCTTGCCAACAGGAGCAAACTTCTCTCAGTTATGGAGAAATTCGGATTTACACAATATGATCACGAGTGGTGGCACTATAATTTTGCCAACAGGGAGGGGATGGGATTACTTAATATTTCATTTGAAGATCTTGAAAAATTAAAGAAATGAAGAAAATATTACCATTTGCAATTCTGCTGGCTGTACTTACTGCACAATCAGGGTACTCCCAGAACACTCCTCAAAAGACATCGCTAAATGTCAATAAGGTTTACTACCCATCTTACGGTGTTATGGAGAGGAGCAGACCATCCTTTCCAAAAATTGGAGAGTATGAAGTTATGCTTTGCGATTTTCATACACATACTATATTTTCAGACGGGCTGGTATGGCCGGATATCAGGGTAAGCGAAGCGTGGACA
It includes:
- a CDS encoding M15 family metallopeptidase, translating into MNAKSFKFAVQRVVLIATLAVSLFFTACQSGKDPNPYGLDIIATTEEYLASIEADSANMLTDLEDIIPNLILDIRYADTNNFTGTKIYSAPKAYLRKAVADSLLRIQEELGKEGLGIKIYDAYRPYSATLYFYEVYPDTTFVAAPWKGSIHNRGCAVDLTLVNLSTGEELQMPTPFDEFSEAASHSFIPLDSTILANRSKLLSVMEKFGFTQYDHEWWHYNFANREGMGLLNISFEDLEKLKK